In one Rhopalosiphum padi isolate XX-2018 chromosome 3, ASM2088224v1, whole genome shotgun sequence genomic region, the following are encoded:
- the LOC132927769 gene encoding LOW QUALITY PROTEIN: uncharacterized protein LOC132927769 (The sequence of the model RefSeq protein was modified relative to this genomic sequence to represent the inferred CDS: inserted 1 base in 1 codon), which produces MALMDHTYVIPANQEEVGVPNIHLLDHTYVQQLPVVQMIQAQEENGEEAQAQEEAQVQDEEAQDEEAQAQDEEAQNEEAQAQDEEAQNEEAKPQDEEAQDEEEEEAPAQNEDEEEEAAPRTYRIIPGIRLNSKFYVDNFGYKYYXKKVNRPICHGTASISRNEMDNHILIVNPHNHQPDDIDLNVPFLRNALGERAVDRTITTTSIRGLYNSEIIRHPEAAIRYTFLQSQSRAKKMRQSRRPRLPQDLHDLSEMLRDPRNTNYASTFQIPSTPFFNQELIVNGVSVGIIFANISAIERYREQLATVEMVGIDGTYKTLPQVPGDLRSFLTFQILYKNVAFPMVYVLLGSETEDTYSALFAVIRNILPLNYDRIRFVTDYERALMNAVRQIFPNSDLLCCWFHYTQSVVRYCHRKVNGVLNLVKRHEVAARIFRMVLALPHLPAERGNPGCPNFCMEDGFHTIVDYSSQFPEIHEVMSHFLMDYIFNYWFLQIGPRHLSVFGQDHRTNNYLESFHSTLLTQIGRHPNIWDFLQRLIIVENQFFVEFQQRTNNLMIRDGTSRSERENTTRIIRESVQQLNRDGDLLMFLRRTGHRNDGYVRQQIGPYP; this is translated from the exons ATGGCACTGATGGATCACACCTACGTCATCCCCGCAAATCAAGAAGAAGTTGGTGTCCCAAACATCCACCTTCTGGATCACACCTACGTCCAACAATTGCCTGTGGTTCAGATGATTCAAGCACAAGAAGAAAATGGAGAAGAAGCACAAGCTCAAGAAGAAGCACAAGTCCAAGATGAAGAAGCACAAGACGAAGAAGCACAAGCCCAAGATGAAGAAGCACAAAACGAAGAAGCACAAGCCCAAGATGAAGAAGCACAAAACGAAGAAGCAAAACCACAAGACGAAGAAGCACAAGACGAAGAGGAAGAAGAAGCACCAGCTCAAAATGAAGATGAAGAAGAAGAAGCTGCACCAAGGACATATAGGATAATTCCCGGCATTCGACTCAACTCAAAATTTTATGTGGACAATtttggatataaatatt taaaaaaagtcaacCGTCCTATATGTCATGGTACAGCATCCATCAGTAGAAATGAGATGGACAACCACATTTTGATTGTAAATCCACACAATCATCAGCCGGATGACATTGATTTAAATGTACCATTCCTGAGGAATGCTCTTGGTGAGAGAGCTGTTGATAGGACTATCACAACAACATCAATTCGAGGTCTATATAATAGTGAAATAATTAG GCATCCCGAAGCTGCCATTCGCTATACATTCCTCCAATCACAATCGAGGGCAAAAAAGATGAGACAGTCAAGGCGCCCTCGATTACCTCAGGACCTGCACGACCTTTCAGAAATGTTGAGAGACCCCCGGAACACAAATTATGCTTCAACATTTCAAATTCCTTCAACTCCATTTTTCAATCAAGAATTGATTGTAAATGGAGTAAGTGTTGGaattatttttgcaaatatttCTGCAATTGAAAGGTATCGTGAACAGTTGGCTACAGTAGAGATGGTTGGAATAGACGGTACCTATAAGACGCTTCCTCAGGTGCCAGGGGACTTGCGATCTTTCTTGACATTTCAAATACTCTACAAAAATGTG GCATTTCCAATGGTCTATGTTCTTTTGGGAAGTGAGACAGAAGATACATACTCTGCGTTATTCGCCGTGATACGCAATATTCTACCATTAAATTATGATAGAATCCGGTTTGTTACTGATTATGAGCGTGCTCTTATGAATGCTGTCCGACAAATCTTCCCGAACAGTGATTTGCTATGTTGTTGGTTCCATTATACTCAg TCAGTTGTTAGATATTGTCACCGAAAGGTGAATGGTGTCTTGAACTTGGTAAAGAGGCATGAAGTGGCAGCTCGTATTTTCAGAATG gtACTAGCATTGCCTCATCTACCGGCTGAAAGGGGTAATCCGGGGTGCCCTAATTTTTGTATGGAAGATGGCTTCCATACAATTGTCGACTACTCCTCACAATTTCCTGAAATTCATGAGGTTATGAGTCACTTCTTGATGGactacattttcaattattggTTTTTGCAAATTGGTCCACGGCACTTGAGCGTTTTTGGTCAAGATCACAGGACCAACAACTACTTGGAATCCTTCCACTCAACGTTGCTCACCCAAATTGGACGCCACCCTAATATTTGGGATTTTCTTC aaaGGCTGATTATTGTGGAAAATCAGTTCTTTGTAGAATTTCAACAGCGCACCAATAACCTCAtg atcAGAGATGGCACTTCCAGATCTGAAAGAGAAAACACAACAAGGATCATCAGAGAATCTGTACAGCAACTGAACAGAGACGGTGATCTATTGATGTTTTTGAGGAGGACTGGTCACCGAAACGATGGCTATGTTCGACAACAAATTGGACCTTATCCTTGA